One genomic segment of Aquipluma nitroreducens includes these proteins:
- a CDS encoding carboxypeptidase regulatory-like domain-containing protein, with protein MRKIIYIICCFLFASLTSCDEEKLDVVNYGSISGTVLDGVTYLPVQGALVTTTPASISLLTDAEGKFSIPKLKEGEVAVNLKKKDYLSNSLSVAIYGEEQTQLDFLLFKDENAIGNITIYDPVPGNGALDQLTGFSLKWNVDGKKSSTVLSYSIYIFESGSSVQKLVGEGIADKEVTVSGLKNSTTYYWYVVANYEGNKVAYSPTWAFKTKAE; from the coding sequence ATGAGAAAAATTATATACATTATATGTTGTTTCCTCTTTGCTTCTCTTACTTCCTGTGATGAGGAGAAGTTGGATGTTGTAAATTATGGTTCAATTTCTGGAACCGTATTGGATGGGGTTACATACTTACCTGTTCAAGGAGCACTGGTAACTACAACTCCTGCCAGCATTTCCTTATTAACTGATGCCGAGGGAAAATTCAGCATTCCGAAATTAAAAGAAGGTGAAGTTGCTGTAAATTTGAAAAAGAAGGATTATTTGAGTAATTCATTGTCAGTTGCAATATATGGTGAAGAACAAACTCAACTGGATTTCTTACTTTTTAAAGACGAAAATGCTATTGGAAATATTACCATTTATGATCCGGTTCCTGGCAATGGAGCATTAGACCAACTCACTGGATTTAGCTTGAAATGGAATGTGGATGGGAAAAAATCCAGTACTGTATTAAGTTACAGCATCTATATTTTTGAATCTGGGTCAAGTGTTCAGAAGTTAGTTGGTGAAGGGATCGCAGATAAAGAAGTAACAGTTTCTGGTCTAAAAAATTCAACGACCTATTATTGGTATGTTGTAGCCAATTATGAAGGGAATAAAGTGGCTTATAGTCCAACCTGGGCATTCAAAACAAAAGCTGAGTAG